One Candidatus Caldatribacterium sp. DNA window includes the following coding sequences:
- a CDS encoding YggS family pyridoxal phosphate-dependent enzyme, with protein sequence IERVRETIAAFCEKAGRDPEEITVVAVTKGVPVELMEEARQLGIRIFGENRVQEALRKMPMFSGKDVAWHFIGRMQRNKLRKIVTHFQFVHSLDRPDFGRIMAAYLQDMGKEEYPVLLEVNLTGKTTQGGVPEEKLPELVRELSQFSNLRIVGLMTIGPLGGSEEEIRRVFRRLRELRDRVNDLGIPGVHLTELSMGMSDDYPLAILEGATMLRLGRAIFGERRAL encoded by the coding sequence ACATCGAGCGTGTTCGGGAAACCATTGCTGCCTTCTGTGAGAAGGCAGGAAGAGACCCAGAAGAGATCACGGTTGTTGCGGTGACAAAGGGTGTACCTGTGGAGCTCATGGAAGAAGCGAGGCAGCTGGGGATACGCATTTTTGGGGAAAATCGTGTCCAGGAAGCTCTAAGGAAGATGCCGATGTTTTCTGGGAAGGACGTTGCATGGCACTTCATCGGTCGCATGCAGCGGAATAAGCTCAGGAAAATCGTTACCCACTTCCAGTTCGTGCATTCCCTCGACCGGCCAGATTTTGGAAGGATAATGGCAGCGTATCTCCAGGACATGGGAAAAGAAGAGTACCCGGTGCTTCTTGAGGTGAACCTTACGGGAAAGACGACACAGGGAGGTGTGCCTGAGGAGAAGCTTCCAGAGCTTGTTCGTGAGCTTTCCCAGTTTTCTAACCTCCGTATTGTAGGACTCATGACCATTGGTCCCCTGGGAGGGAGTGAAGAGGAAATTCGCCGAGTGTTCCGGCGGCTTCGGGAACTCCGGGACAGGGTGAATGACCTCGGGATACCAGGTGTTCATCTTACCGAACTTTCCATGGGTATGAGCGACGATTACCCCTTGGCAATTCTTGAGGGGGCAACGATGCTCCGTCTTGGGCGAGCAATTTTTGGAGAAAGGAGAGCGCTG